The proteins below are encoded in one region of Meriones unguiculatus strain TT.TT164.6M chromosome 18, Bangor_MerUng_6.1, whole genome shotgun sequence:
- the LOC110564871 gene encoding olfactory receptor 4F3/4F16/4F29-like, giving the protein MEGSNHSVVSEFVFLGLTTSWDIQLLVFVFSSMFFMASMMGNSLIIFTVASDPHLHSPMYFLLANLSFIDLGVSCVTSPKMIYDLFRKHKVISFRGCITQIFFIHVIGGVEMVLLIAMAFDRYVAICKPLHYLSIMSQRICLFFVVTAWIVGLIHSLVQLAFVVNLPFCGPNVLDSFYCDLPRFIKLACIDIRKLEFMITANSGFISVGSFFILIISYTVIISTVQKHSSSGSSKALSTLSAHISVVVLFFGPLIFVYTWPSSSINIDKFLAIFDAVITPFLNPVIYTFRNQEMKMAMKRVFKQLLSYRKIS; this is encoded by the coding sequence ATGGAAGGATCAAATCACTCTGTTGTGTCAGAGTTTGTATTTCTCGGACTCACCACCTCCTGGGACATCCAGCTTCTTGTCTTTGTGTTCTCCTCCATGTTTTTTATGGCAAGCATGATGGGAAACTCCCTCATCATTTTTACCGTGGCCTCAGACCCTCACTTGCACTCTCCCATGTATTTTCTGTTGGCTAACCTCTCCTTCATTGACTTAGGTGTTTCTTGTGTCACTTCCCCCAAGATGATTTATGACCTGTTCAGAAAGCACAAAGTCATTTCCTTTAGAGGCTGCATCACTCAGATCTTCTTCATCCATGTCATTGGTGGTGTAGAGATGGTTTTACTAATAGCCATGGCTTTTGATAGATATGTAGCCATATGTAAACCTCTCCATTACCTGAGTATTATGAGCCAAAGAATATGCCTCTTCTTTGTAGTTACTGCCTGGATAGTTGGCCTTATACACTCTCTGGTTCAACTGGCTTTTGTTGTAAACTTACCTTTCTGTGGACCAAATGTGTTGGACAGCTTCTACTGTGACCTTCCCCGGTTCATCAAACTAGCCTGCATAGACATCCGTAAACTAGAGTTCATGATCACAGCCAACAGTGGATTCATCTCTGTGGGGTCCTTCTTCATTCTGATCATTTCTTATACTGTCATCATAAGCACTGTGCAAAAACACTCTTCAAGTGGCTCCTCTAAAGCGCTGTCTACCCTTTCAGCTCATATTTCTGTGGTGGTCTTATTTTTTGGTCCTTTGATATTTGTCTATACGTGGCCATCTTCGTCCATAAACATTGATAAATTTTTGGCCATATTTGATGCAGTTATCACTCCCTTTCTGAATCCAGTGATTTACACATTCAGGAATCAAGAAATGAAGATGGCAATGAAGAGAGTATTCAAACAGCTACTGAGTTATAGAAAGATCTCCTAA